One segment of Bradyrhizobium sp. WD16 DNA contains the following:
- a CDS encoding ABC transporter ATP-binding protein, producing the protein MAGQGSAPLLAVDGVTLQYRTVDHRITATYRVSFDVHGSDRFVLLGPSGCGKSTLLKAIGGYIAPSEGAIRLKGSEVREPGPDRMMVFQEFDQLLPWKTIADNVAFALTASGRASGHEAAERARHYIAMVGLAKFADNYPHTLSGGMKQRVAIARGMAMEPDILLMDEPFAALDALTRRKMQDELLALWETTKFTVLFVTHSIEEAIRIGTRILLLSPHPGRVKAELNSIPVSQLGTAAQGQLETRINDMLFGGAHQ; encoded by the coding sequence ATGGCCGGTCAAGGCTCCGCGCCGCTGCTCGCCGTCGACGGCGTCACGCTGCAATACCGCACCGTCGATCACCGCATCACGGCAACCTATCGCGTCAGCTTCGACGTCCATGGCTCCGATCGCTTCGTGCTGCTCGGGCCGTCCGGCTGCGGCAAGTCCACCCTGCTGAAGGCGATCGGCGGCTATATCGCGCCGTCCGAAGGCGCAATCCGGCTCAAGGGCAGCGAGGTTCGCGAACCCGGGCCCGACCGCATGATGGTGTTCCAGGAATTCGACCAGCTGCTGCCGTGGAAGACCATCGCCGACAACGTCGCCTTCGCGCTCACTGCGAGCGGCCGCGCCTCGGGCCACGAAGCGGCCGAGCGCGCCCGCCACTACATCGCGATGGTCGGGCTGGCGAAGTTCGCCGACAATTATCCGCACACCCTGTCCGGGGGCATGAAGCAGCGCGTCGCCATCGCCCGCGGCATGGCGATGGAGCCCGACATCCTCCTGATGGACGAGCCCTTCGCCGCGCTCGACGCCCTGACCCGCCGCAAGATGCAGGACGAGTTGCTGGCGCTGTGGGAGACGACGAAATTCACCGTGCTGTTCGTCACCCATTCGATCGAGGAAGCGATCCGCATCGGCACCCGCATCCTGCTGCTCTCGCCGCATCCGGGGCGCGTCAAGGCCGAGCTCAACAGCATCCCGGTGAGCCAGCTCGGCACCGCGGCCC
- a CDS encoding response regulator transcription factor, producing MRILLVEDTLDIGEAIVARFERLGHAVDWAKDGECADDLLTVQHYSLVILDVMLPGRDGFSVLRSLRGRRCATPVLVLTARAAVDDRVSALDLGADDYLVKPFDYRELEARARALLRRSSGSATNTLVCGRLVIDRSARIASIDGKPLPMTRRELTVIEILAARPGHVFSKEQLMDQLFSFDRDASANAVEQCVARVRRKLEGSGTEIRTMRGLGYQVVVM from the coding sequence ATGCGAATTCTGCTCGTCGAGGACACGCTGGACATCGGCGAGGCGATCGTGGCGCGCTTCGAGCGTCTCGGCCACGCGGTCGACTGGGCCAAGGACGGCGAGTGCGCCGACGATCTGCTCACCGTGCAGCACTACAGTCTCGTCATTCTCGACGTGATGCTGCCGGGGCGCGACGGTTTTTCCGTACTCAGGTCGCTTCGCGGGCGGCGCTGCGCGACGCCGGTGCTGGTGCTCACGGCGCGCGCCGCGGTGGATGACCGGGTCAGCGCGCTCGACCTCGGCGCCGACGATTATCTCGTCAAGCCGTTCGATTATCGCGAGCTGGAGGCGAGGGCGCGCGCTTTGCTCCGGCGCAGCAGCGGCAGCGCCACCAACACGCTGGTCTGTGGCCGGCTGGTGATCGATCGCAGCGCCCGGATCGCCAGCATCGACGGCAAGCCGCTGCCGATGACGCGGCGAGAGTTGACCGTGATCGAGATCCTCGCCGCCAGGCCCGGGCACGTCTTCTCGAAGGAGCAACTGATGGACCAGTTGTTCAGCTTCGATCGCGACGCCAGCGCCAACGCGGTCGAGCAGTGCGTGGCGCGGGTGCGCCGCAAGCTCGAAGGCTCCGGGACCGAGATCAGGACCATGCGCGGTCTGGGGTACCAAGTTGTCGTTATGTAA